In a genomic window of Chryseobacterium sp. G0162:
- the ggt gene encoding gamma-glutamyltransferase — protein MKKILIASIILASQLSWAQFTDINIVKEVKVKNKGVVVSAHPLASEAGAKILRMGGNAYDAITATQYALAVVYPQAGNIGGGGFLVGVKNNGERFTLDYRETAPKKASRDMYLDKNGKANTDLSQNGRLAVGIPGSVAGFFATLKYCKLPMEKIIQPAIDLAEQGFAITEQEADMLNNNREHFKKHNKSAIIFVKDAPWKAGDLLVQKDLAETLKLIQKLGAKGFYEGKTADLLIAEMKKGNGIITFEDLKNYKVAERKALEFEYKGNNVVSMPLPSSGGLLLAQMLRMASFENLEKYQQNSAQAVQIMTEAERRAFADRAEYMGDPDFIQDKTSYLISDEYLKGRWKSFSFDKATPSSEVGKIIEQPKESTQTTHISVLDKDGNAASVTTTLNGYYGSKVLVSGAGFFLNNEMDDFSIKPGVPNMFGAVGGEANAIQPNKRMLSSMTPTILLKNGKPYMVVGTPGGTTIPTSVYQSIVNVVDFKLNANISVNAPKFHHQWLPETIKVENNFPESTIAELKKKNYTFEKVKQIGKTEVIVLDENGNIHAVADGRGDDSVAVE, from the coding sequence ATGAAGAAGATTTTAATAGCTTCGATTATTTTAGCCAGTCAGCTTAGCTGGGCCCAATTTACAGATATCAATATTGTAAAAGAGGTAAAGGTTAAGAATAAAGGTGTAGTGGTATCTGCACATCCACTAGCTAGTGAAGCGGGGGCAAAAATCCTGAGAATGGGAGGAAATGCTTATGATGCCATTACAGCTACTCAGTATGCATTAGCTGTAGTATATCCTCAGGCAGGAAACATTGGCGGTGGTGGATTTCTGGTGGGTGTAAAAAATAATGGTGAAAGATTCACTTTGGATTACAGAGAAACGGCTCCTAAAAAAGCCTCCAGGGATATGTATCTCGATAAAAATGGAAAAGCCAACACAGACCTATCTCAAAACGGACGTCTGGCAGTAGGTATTCCGGGAAGTGTGGCAGGGTTCTTTGCTACCCTGAAATACTGTAAACTTCCGATGGAAAAGATCATTCAACCCGCTATTGATCTGGCAGAACAAGGATTTGCCATCACGGAACAGGAAGCTGATATGCTTAATAACAATAGAGAACATTTTAAGAAACATAATAAATCTGCTATCATTTTTGTAAAGGATGCTCCATGGAAAGCAGGCGACCTTTTAGTACAGAAAGATCTTGCAGAAACGCTGAAATTGATCCAAAAACTCGGAGCAAAAGGATTCTATGAAGGTAAAACAGCCGATCTCCTGATTGCTGAAATGAAAAAAGGGAACGGAATCATTACTTTTGAAGATCTTAAAAATTATAAGGTTGCTGAAAGAAAAGCCCTGGAGTTTGAATATAAAGGAAACAATGTAGTTTCCATGCCTTTACCTTCCAGTGGCGGGCTGCTTCTTGCTCAAATGCTGAGAATGGCCAGCTTTGAAAACCTTGAAAAATACCAGCAAAATTCAGCACAGGCTGTACAAATTATGACTGAAGCAGAAAGAAGAGCTTTTGCCGACAGAGCAGAATATATGGGTGATCCGGATTTTATCCAGGATAAAACTTCTTACCTTATTTCTGATGAATATTTAAAAGGCAGATGGAAAAGCTTTAGCTTTGATAAAGCCACTCCAAGTTCAGAAGTTGGAAAAATCATAGAACAACCTAAAGAATCTACACAAACCACTCACATTTCTGTGCTTGATAAGGATGGAAATGCAGCCTCCGTAACCACTACGCTGAACGGCTATTATGGTAGTAAAGTTTTGGTTTCCGGAGCCGGATTCTTCTTAAATAATGAAATGGATGATTTCTCTATTAAACCAGGAGTTCCAAATATGTTTGGAGCTGTAGGTGGTGAGGCAAATGCTATACAGCCAAATAAAAGAATGCTTTCTTCCATGACTCCTACGATTCTGCTTAAAAACGGAAAACCTTACATGGTAGTAGGAACTCCGGGAGGAACTACTATTCCTACTTCAGTATACCAATCTATTGTCAATGTGGTTGATTTTAAATTAAATGCTAATATTTCAGTGAATGCACCTAAGTTTCACCACCAGTGGCTTCCGGAAACGATAAAGGTTGAAAATAATTTTCCTGAAAGTACTATTGCTGAACTTAAAAAGAAAAATTACACCTTTGAAAAGGTAAAACAGATTGGAAAAACGGAAGTTATTGTCCTTGATGAAAACGGAAACATCCATGCTGTGGCAGACGGACGTGGAGATGACTCTGTAGCAGTAGAATAA
- a CDS encoding dicarboxylate/amino acid:cation symporter, translating into MKTKKIYNQLYFQVIIAITAGILLGNFYPELGEKMKPLGDGFIKLVKMIIAPVIFITLTLGIAHMTDLKKVGRIAIKAMIYFFTFSTLALIIGLVVGNLLQPGHGLNIDPATLTGNVSQYQQKAHESTLTGFIMNIIPETLFSPLVGENILQVLLIAILTGVALVLTKEKSQKVTDFLQALSAPIFKIVHILMKLAPVGAFGAMAFTIGKYGLHSVLNLIFLVATFYITSFLFVVLVLGAVAWYNGFNIFKLLLYLKEELLLVLGTSSSESALPGIMEKMEKAGCSRTIVGLVVPTGYSFNLDGTNIYMTLASLFIAQALNIHLPIEKQLMLLLVAMLSSKGAAGVTGAGFVTLAATLAVVPEIPIAGMTLILGIDKFMSECRALTNVIGNSVATVVVANWEKQLDKEQLQYCLDNPYEIEKQLED; encoded by the coding sequence TTGAAAACAAAAAAAATATACAATCAGCTCTATTTTCAGGTTATTATCGCCATCACTGCAGGTATTCTTCTTGGAAACTTTTATCCTGAACTGGGAGAAAAAATGAAACCTTTAGGAGATGGCTTCATCAAATTGGTAAAAATGATTATTGCTCCGGTCATTTTCATTACCCTCACCCTGGGAATTGCCCATATGACGGATCTCAAAAAAGTAGGAAGAATTGCCATAAAAGCCATGATTTATTTCTTCACCTTCTCTACCCTAGCTCTTATCATTGGCCTTGTGGTTGGAAATCTTTTACAGCCTGGTCATGGTTTAAATATTGATCCGGCAACCCTTACCGGAAATGTATCACAATATCAGCAGAAGGCTCATGAATCCACACTTACGGGTTTCATTATGAACATTATCCCTGAAACACTTTTCAGTCCTTTGGTAGGTGAAAACATCCTTCAGGTTCTTCTTATTGCTATTTTAACAGGCGTTGCCTTGGTTTTAACGAAGGAAAAAAGCCAAAAAGTAACCGATTTTCTTCAGGCTCTGTCTGCTCCGATATTCAAAATCGTCCATATTCTGATGAAACTTGCACCCGTAGGTGCTTTCGGGGCAATGGCATTTACTATAGGAAAATATGGACTACATTCTGTTCTGAATCTTATATTCCTGGTGGCTACATTCTATATTACCTCTTTCCTTTTTGTAGTTTTAGTGTTAGGAGCAGTGGCATGGTATAACGGTTTTAACATTTTCAAACTATTACTTTATCTAAAAGAAGAACTTCTTTTGGTTTTAGGGACAAGTTCTTCGGAATCTGCCCTTCCTGGAATCATGGAGAAAATGGAAAAGGCAGGCTGCTCACGAACTATAGTAGGCCTTGTAGTTCCTACGGGTTATTCTTTCAATCTCGATGGAACAAATATCTATATGACTCTTGCTTCCTTATTTATAGCACAGGCCCTCAATATTCATCTTCCTATTGAAAAACAACTGATGCTTCTTTTAGTAGCCATGCTAAGCTCAAAAGGGGCTGCGGGTGTTACTGGCGCAGGGTTTGTAACATTGGCAGCAACATTAGCCGTTGTTCCAGAAATCCCTATAGCCGGAATGACTTTGATTCTCGGAATTGATAAGTTTATGAGCGAATGTCGTGCATTAACCAATGTTATCGGGAATTCTGTGGCCACTGTTGTTGTAGCAAATTGGGAGAAACAACTTGACAAAGAGCAGTTACAATATTGCCTGGATAATCCCTACGAAATTGAAAAACAATTGGAGGATTGA
- a CDS encoding diacylglycerol/lipid kinase family protein, with protein sequence MEKVAFIINPFSAKKNYQPFLNELKNKVGRPLYYVSESIPGTDEFIKKHFNEVDIFVAIGGDGTISTVAKNLIFTDKILAIFPAGSGNGFSNETRFSKNLDELLEKIKAKQSRKIDTFTVNDRLSINVSGTGFDGKVVKEFEKTSRGFKNYIKVSLKTFFNYRPIKVTFFEEEYKQYNGRYLMLNVANTRQFGNNAYIAPQASKSDGLVDMVLVKKFPLTYSALFAFRMFTKKLKDDEYVTYLPVSEISFKVNTKNWHLDGEFNKIESPIHVKVQPASLNILV encoded by the coding sequence ATGGAAAAAGTAGCTTTTATCATCAATCCTTTTTCGGCCAAAAAGAATTATCAGCCGTTTTTGAATGAACTTAAAAATAAGGTAGGTAGGCCTTTGTACTATGTCTCTGAATCTATTCCGGGAACAGACGAATTTATTAAAAAGCATTTTAATGAAGTCGATATTTTTGTAGCTATTGGAGGAGATGGAACCATTTCTACCGTAGCCAAGAACCTGATTTTTACAGACAAAATACTGGCAATTTTCCCGGCAGGTTCAGGAAACGGATTTTCCAATGAGACCCGTTTCAGTAAGAATCTGGATGAACTTTTGGAGAAAATAAAAGCTAAGCAATCCAGAAAAATTGATACATTTACGGTCAATGACAGGCTTTCCATCAATGTTTCAGGAACAGGTTTTGACGGGAAAGTGGTAAAAGAGTTTGAAAAGACAAGCCGTGGATTTAAAAACTATATCAAAGTTTCCCTGAAGACATTCTTCAATTATAGACCTATCAAAGTTACTTTTTTTGAGGAAGAATATAAGCAGTACAACGGCAGGTACCTGATGCTTAATGTTGCCAATACCCGCCAGTTTGGGAATAACGCCTATATTGCACCCCAAGCAAGCAAAAGCGATGGGTTGGTAGATATGGTTTTGGTAAAAAAGTTCCCTTTGACCTATTCCGCATTGTTCGCTTTCAGAATGTTTACGAAGAAATTAAAGGATGATGAATACGTAACTTATCTTCCTGTTTCAGAAATTTCATTTAAAGTAAATACCAAAAACTGGCACCTTGATGGTGAGTTTAATAAGATAGAATCACCCATTCATGTGAAAGTACAACCAGCAAGTTTGAATATTTTGGTGTAA
- a CDS encoding RsiV family protein, with amino-acid sequence MKNTISVLALSSFFVFTACKKNEVTATSMEKTENKKSEEFAVDSVVIKDSTKITDSLKLTYTSKLLVFPTIKDKALLDSIYFQNDKIKDFSKAGLQAYLENEKNNYFNSVKKDSKDWASDITYAQDWYSSSHMNLVSNTNGYVHIQYTGSGYEGGAHDNYGFSERVFDLKNNKKLELKDITSTPKSKLEAMLMKNIDNINSGTMDGDGSVKNSEMLLVEKIPASDNFYFDDKNLYFHYSPYEIAAFAAGDITIPISWEELKGTLNAEFKERMKIK; translated from the coding sequence ATGAAAAATACGATTTCCGTTCTTGCACTTTCTTCATTCTTTGTTTTTACTGCCTGTAAGAAAAATGAAGTAACAGCAACGTCAATGGAGAAAACGGAAAATAAAAAATCCGAAGAATTTGCAGTAGATTCAGTAGTAATAAAAGATTCTACAAAAATTACAGATTCGTTAAAACTTACGTATACATCCAAATTGTTAGTATTTCCTACTATAAAAGATAAAGCGCTTTTAGACAGTATCTATTTCCAGAATGATAAAATAAAAGATTTTTCTAAAGCTGGACTTCAAGCTTATTTGGAGAATGAAAAAAATAATTATTTCAATTCTGTAAAAAAAGACAGTAAAGATTGGGCTTCAGACATTACTTATGCTCAGGACTGGTATTCAAGCTCTCATATGAATTTGGTATCTAACACCAATGGATATGTTCATATTCAATATACGGGAAGCGGATATGAAGGAGGAGCACATGATAATTACGGGTTCTCAGAAAGGGTTTTTGATCTTAAAAATAATAAGAAATTAGAATTAAAAGATATTACTTCCACTCCAAAAAGTAAGCTAGAAGCGATGCTCATGAAAAATATTGATAATATCAATAGTGGTACAATGGATGGAGACGGAAGCGTAAAGAATTCCGAAATGTTGTTGGTGGAAAAAATTCCGGCCTCAGATAACTTCTATTTTGATGATAAAAACCTGTATTTTCACTATAGTCCATATGAAATTGCGGCATTTGCAGCAGGAGATATTACAATTCCTATTTCATGGGAAGAGCTGAAGGGCACATTAAATGCAGAATTTAAAGAAAGAATGAAAATTAAATAA
- a CDS encoding transglutaminase-like domain-containing protein yields the protein MKKIVLILMCSANVMIVKAQKHEFLNPPKFSDADLSKTKSLLDESAPAEILYKSVHFMIDHTTGDLHKKYFYRIKIYDKDKAEDWLNLEVPIYQYGNNKESLGKFKAFTYNLENGTTVPVKVEKSSQYKSKESKYVSVTKFAFPNVKNGSVLEYQYDIVSPFLFNIPEFLIESDTPSLYTEYVLDTPIHISYNINYTGNLGPKHRIVEEKSIYGTQYKTYRFGFENVKGFKAEKFVRNDRNYRTKVSAELHSTNFKEVKLYSSSWDQIGKTLYESEDFGEELKKTRLAKDNMPTDVLQMKTDLEKANALFSYVQKTFTWNKDKGVYTDNGIKKMLDTKVGNAAEINLFLVMLLREAGIKADPMVISTVDNGLINLSSPNISNMNFVLASVSINGIYHIYDATSKQSSIDELPLRDWNQYAVLLNKTKTVQIQMVNMKQSSTLLTVDAKLSDDGSISGSYSDKDTGSFAMYVKDNYDENPEKYKKQYKDNFSIDFTGIDSKILNNGEFESTMKFSSSNLIDRVGKKLIINPMLFLSKTSNEFDQVDTRKYPIDFGGPTTKVKKVILEIPEGYIIEEMPKNKKIVTQDKEIAYSYIIEQKGNRLEVTTTTKVSSANYPKEYYPAFKQIWEVASKQENQVISLVKK from the coding sequence ATGAAAAAAATAGTATTAATACTGATGTGTTCAGCTAATGTCATGATCGTAAAAGCCCAGAAACATGAGTTTTTGAATCCACCTAAATTCTCTGATGCAGACCTTTCCAAGACAAAATCATTACTAGATGAAAGTGCTCCGGCGGAGATTCTATATAAATCTGTGCATTTTATGATTGATCACACAACAGGAGATTTGCATAAAAAATATTTTTACAGAATCAAAATTTATGATAAAGATAAAGCTGAAGACTGGCTGAATCTGGAAGTGCCAATTTATCAGTACGGAAATAACAAAGAAAGCTTAGGAAAGTTCAAAGCTTTTACCTATAATCTTGAAAATGGAACTACAGTTCCTGTAAAAGTTGAGAAAAGTTCCCAGTATAAGAGCAAGGAAAGTAAGTATGTAAGTGTAACAAAATTTGCCTTTCCTAATGTGAAAAATGGTTCTGTACTGGAGTATCAGTATGACATTGTATCCCCATTTTTATTCAATATTCCAGAGTTTTTAATTGAATCGGATACACCCTCTCTTTACACAGAATATGTTTTAGATACTCCTATCCATATCTCTTATAATATTAACTATACTGGAAATCTGGGACCTAAACACAGAATAGTGGAAGAGAAGAGTATTTACGGTACTCAATACAAAACATATAGATTCGGGTTTGAAAATGTAAAAGGTTTCAAAGCCGAAAAATTTGTGAGAAACGATAGAAACTATAGAACAAAAGTAAGTGCAGAGCTTCATTCTACCAATTTTAAGGAAGTAAAGCTTTATTCATCCTCATGGGATCAGATTGGTAAAACCCTTTATGAAAGTGAAGATTTTGGTGAAGAGTTAAAGAAGACAAGATTGGCTAAAGATAATATGCCGACAGATGTGCTGCAGATGAAAACCGATCTTGAAAAAGCTAATGCTTTATTTTCTTATGTTCAAAAAACATTTACCTGGAATAAAGACAAAGGAGTTTATACAGATAATGGCATCAAAAAAATGCTAGATACCAAGGTTGGTAATGCTGCAGAAATTAATCTGTTCCTGGTAATGCTTCTTCGCGAAGCTGGTATTAAAGCAGATCCGATGGTGATTTCCACTGTAGACAATGGACTGATCAATCTGTCTTCACCCAATATCTCTAATATGAATTTTGTTTTGGCATCAGTAAGTATAAATGGGATTTATCATATTTATGATGCTACTTCTAAGCAATCTTCTATTGACGAATTACCTTTAAGAGACTGGAATCAGTATGCTGTTTTATTAAACAAAACTAAAACAGTGCAGATTCAGATGGTAAACATGAAGCAAAGTAGCACACTCCTGACAGTTGATGCTAAGCTTAGTGATGACGGAAGTATTTCCGGATCTTATTCTGATAAAGATACTGGATCTTTTGCCATGTATGTAAAAGATAATTACGATGAAAACCCGGAAAAATATAAGAAGCAGTATAAAGATAATTTCTCCATAGATTTTACTGGAATTGATTCTAAAATACTTAATAATGGCGAATTTGAAAGCACAATGAAGTTTTCTTCATCCAATTTAATAGACAGGGTAGGAAAGAAGTTGATCATTAATCCAATGTTATTTTTAAGCAAAACATCTAATGAATTCGATCAGGTAGATACTAGAAAATATCCTATTGATTTTGGCGGACCTACTACAAAAGTAAAAAAAGTAATACTGGAAATTCCAGAAGGATATATTATTGAAGAAATGCCCAAAAATAAAAAAATAGTTACTCAGGATAAAGAGATCGCATACAGTTATATTATTGAACAAAAAGGAAATAGGTTAGAAGTAACTACTACTACAAAAGTTTCCAGTGCTAATTATCCTAAAGAATACTATCCTGCGTTCAAACAAATTTGGGAAGTGGCTTCCAAACAGGAAAATCAGGTTATCAGCTTAGTAAAGAAATAA
- a CDS encoding DUF3857 domain-containing transglutaminase family protein, whose amino-acid sequence MMKILFLGALSTASMYLAQIYPASTIPENLRKNANAVIRKDFTTVQINKIDEIKYLYKTVTTVLNKDGDEKAIAYIPYDKSRSISDIKVTIYDEFGKKIKSYSKSDFSDFANNKQGVFYSDNRVMVLTYTAVQYPYTIDFSYQSQDKNTIFIPDFVPFYSTNTSLEEAEIKIINTSGIDLRTKIYPSKYNYTSVTEVGNGNEKTYSYKNVPAIDEASMIPEPIKILPKVSFALTKFNLAGKQGTLNNWADFGTWYYNNLIEPAALSTPDIKAEVAALRLHGSVEEKVKKIYQYMQTKTRYIYVGLGIGGWLPMMPDEVHKKGYGDCKGLTNYMKTLLNEAGIPSYYCVINSGLSQVSFDQDFPKMGGNHAILMVPTENGNIWLENTSQQTAFNHLGYSTTDRNVLSVKKNGIELINTPVYTADQNKEKQKLKIKIGEDNSITGEGNFFYTGNQYDYNLGFVNLSPKERNDAFKKRFDVLNFERVEMKNFINNKDKAIITYDIDFKTHNYCKNAGRSLIFRAVPIFSDNIYKTDENRELPFEIRQSFEDEYEISFIIPKGYKTDETPNDISINSEFGHYKLSFVKSGEEIKVSRKIQVNKGTYPKDKYNDYVGFRKKILNMDNSKILITKI is encoded by the coding sequence ATGATGAAAATATTATTTCTTGGGGCATTGTCTACAGCCTCAATGTACCTTGCCCAAATCTATCCGGCTTCTACAATTCCAGAAAACTTAAGGAAAAATGCTAATGCTGTTATCAGAAAAGATTTTACAACAGTTCAGATCAATAAGATTGATGAAATAAAATACCTATACAAAACAGTTACTACTGTTTTAAATAAAGATGGTGATGAAAAAGCTATAGCCTATATTCCTTACGATAAATCAAGAAGTATTTCTGATATAAAGGTTACCATTTATGATGAATTCGGAAAGAAAATAAAAAGTTATTCTAAATCTGACTTTAGTGACTTTGCTAATAATAAGCAAGGCGTATTTTATTCTGATAATAGGGTAATGGTGCTTACATATACGGCTGTTCAATATCCTTATACTATTGATTTTTCATATCAGTCCCAAGATAAAAACACTATTTTTATCCCCGATTTTGTGCCATTTTATTCTACTAATACTTCTTTGGAAGAGGCAGAAATAAAAATTATAAATACTTCAGGAATTGATCTTCGAACCAAGATTTATCCATCAAAATATAATTATACTTCAGTAACTGAAGTAGGAAATGGAAACGAAAAAACATATTCTTATAAAAACGTTCCGGCAATAGATGAAGCTTCAATGATTCCGGAACCCATTAAGATATTACCTAAAGTAAGTTTTGCTCTCACAAAGTTCAACCTGGCAGGAAAACAAGGAACTTTAAATAACTGGGCAGATTTCGGAACTTGGTATTATAACAATCTTATTGAACCTGCAGCATTATCTACTCCTGATATTAAGGCCGAAGTTGCGGCCTTACGGCTTCATGGTTCTGTAGAAGAGAAAGTAAAGAAGATCTATCAGTATATGCAGACCAAAACCAGATATATATATGTAGGGCTGGGAATTGGCGGCTGGCTTCCTATGATGCCGGATGAGGTTCATAAAAAAGGATATGGAGACTGTAAAGGTCTTACCAATTATATGAAAACGCTTTTAAATGAAGCAGGCATTCCTTCTTATTATTGCGTCATCAATTCAGGCCTTTCTCAGGTTTCTTTTGACCAGGATTTTCCTAAAATGGGTGGAAATCATGCTATTCTCATGGTGCCTACAGAAAATGGAAACATTTGGCTTGAAAATACTTCACAACAGACCGCTTTTAATCATCTGGGATATAGCACGACAGACAGGAATGTACTTTCTGTAAAGAAAAACGGAATAGAATTGATTAATACTCCGGTATATACAGCAGATCAGAATAAAGAAAAACAAAAACTGAAAATAAAGATAGGAGAAGATAACAGTATTACTGGCGAAGGAAACTTTTTCTACACAGGAAATCAATATGATTACAATCTGGGATTTGTAAATCTTAGCCCAAAAGAAAGGAATGATGCCTTTAAAAAAAGATTTGATGTATTAAACTTTGAAAGAGTTGAAATGAAAAACTTTATCAATAATAAAGATAAGGCTATTATTACCTACGACATAGATTTTAAAACCCATAATTACTGTAAGAATGCAGGACGCAGTCTTATCTTCAGAGCTGTCCCGATTTTCTCTGATAATATTTATAAGACAGATGAGAACCGTGAACTTCCTTTTGAAATCAGACAATCATTTGAAGATGAATATGAAATCAGTTTTATAATTCCTAAGGGTTATAAAACCGATGAAACTCCTAATGATATCAGTATTAATTCAGAATTTGGTCATTATAAACTTAGCTTTGTGAAAAGTGGGGAAGAGATAAAGGTGAGCAGAAAGATTCAGGTTAATAAAGGAACGTATCCTAAGGATAAATACAATGATTATGTAGGATTCAGAAAAAAAATACTCAACATGGATAACTCAAAAATTTTAATCACAAAAATATAA
- a CDS encoding DUF5684 domain-containing protein, with protein MLTLLQTDSYNGVDAVSGAAGAGLGIGSMFMSLLIYLFYGYCMFKIFKKAGREDAWAAFVPIYNAVVMLDIVKKPIWWIILFLIPFVNLYAAWVVNDRLAKGFGKETPIYTILLFFFGFIFIPVLGLGSDTYDSKRIPND; from the coding sequence ATGTTAACTCTTTTACAAACAGACTCCTACAATGGAGTAGACGCGGTTTCTGGTGCAGCTGGTGCAGGATTAGGGATTGGATCAATGTTCATGAGCTTACTAATATATCTGTTTTACGGATATTGTATGTTCAAAATCTTTAAAAAAGCAGGTAGAGAAGATGCCTGGGCAGCTTTTGTTCCTATCTATAATGCGGTTGTGATGTTGGATATTGTGAAAAAGCCAATATGGTGGATCATCTTATTCCTAATTCCATTTGTAAATCTTTATGCTGCTTGGGTAGTCAATGACAGATTGGCGAAAGGTTTTGGAAAAGAAACTCCGATTTACACAATCTTGCTGTTTTTCTTTGGGTTTATTTTTATTCCGGTTCTGGGCCTTGGAAGTGATACCTATGACAGTAAAAGAATTCCGAATGATTAA
- the gyrB gene encoding DNA topoisomerase (ATP-hydrolyzing) subunit B, with protein sequence MSQKQYTASSIQALEGMEHVRMRPSMYIGDVGLRGLHHLVYEVVDNSIDEALAGFCDTIFVAIKEGNGIEVSDNGRGIPVDFHEKEQKSALEVVMTKIGAGGKFDKDSYKVSGGLHGVGVSCVNALSNEMITTVYRDGNVYQQIYSKGKAQTGVEEIGNSDKRGTKQFFQPDDTIFTELVYNYDTLASRLRELSYLNKGITITLTDEREKLEDGFFRSEIFHSEGGLKEFVAYIDGNRESIMEHVIFMEGERDNIPVEVAMRYNTSFNENLHSYVNNINTHEGGTHLAGFRRALTRTLKKYADDLGIPQKEKVEITGDDFREGLTAVISVKVMEPQFEGQTKTKLGNSEVSGAVDKIVGEMLTNFLEENPNEAKQIVQKVVLAAKARQAAKKAREMVQRKSPMGGSGLPGKLSDCSSKDPAESEIFLVEGDSAGGTAKQGRDRHFQAILPLRGKILNVEKSMLHKVYDNEEIRNIYTALGVSVGTEEDSKALNMAKLRYHKIVIMTDADIDGSHISTLILTFFFRYMKELIENGYIYIAQPPLYLLKRGNKKIYAYNEKEREEFTLEMSPDGKGVEVQRYKGLGEMNPEQLWETTLNPEHRILKQVTIDNAVEADSVFSMLMGDEVPPRREFIEKNAKYAKIDA encoded by the coding sequence ATGAGTCAAAAACAATATACAGCTAGTAGTATTCAGGCATTGGAAGGAATGGAGCACGTACGTATGCGTCCTTCAATGTACATTGGTGATGTGGGATTAAGAGGTCTCCATCATTTGGTTTATGAAGTAGTAGATAACTCTATCGACGAAGCATTGGCAGGATTCTGCGACACGATCTTTGTTGCCATTAAAGAAGGTAACGGGATCGAAGTGAGCGATAACGGTAGAGGTATTCCGGTTGACTTCCACGAAAAAGAACAAAAATCTGCTCTTGAGGTTGTAATGACAAAAATTGGAGCCGGAGGTAAGTTTGATAAAGACTCTTACAAGGTTTCAGGAGGTCTTCACGGGGTTGGAGTATCGTGTGTGAATGCACTTTCCAACGAGATGATCACTACGGTTTACAGAGATGGAAACGTTTATCAACAGATCTATTCCAAAGGAAAAGCACAAACAGGTGTTGAAGAAATTGGAAATAGTGACAAAAGAGGAACAAAACAGTTTTTCCAGCCGGATGATACTATTTTTACAGAATTAGTTTATAATTATGATACTTTAGCAAGCCGCTTAAGAGAACTTTCTTACCTTAACAAGGGAATTACGATTACCCTTACCGATGAAAGAGAGAAATTAGAAGACGGTTTTTTCAGATCAGAAATTTTCCATTCTGAAGGAGGATTAAAGGAATTTGTTGCTTATATCGATGGAAATCGTGAATCTATTATGGAACATGTGATTTTCATGGAAGGAGAAAGAGATAATATTCCTGTAGAAGTAGCAATGCGTTACAATACTTCCTTCAATGAGAACCTTCACTCATATGTAAATAACATCAACACTCATGAAGGAGGAACTCACTTAGCAGGTTTCAGACGTGCTTTAACGAGAACCCTTAAGAAATATGCTGATGATTTGGGGATCCCACAAAAAGAAAAAGTAGAAATTACAGGGGATGACTTCCGTGAGGGGTTAACGGCTGTAATTTCTGTAAAAGTAATGGAACCTCAGTTTGAAGGACAAACGAAAACAAAACTAGGAAACTCTGAAGTTTCCGGAGCTGTAGATAAAATTGTAGGGGAAATGTTAACGAATTTCCTTGAAGAAAACCCTAATGAAGCAAAACAGATCGTTCAGAAAGTTGTTTTGGCTGCAAAAGCAAGACAGGCTGCTAAGAAAGCTCGTGAAATGGTTCAGAGAAAATCTCCAATGGGAGGTTCAGGGCTTCCTGGGAAACTATCTGACTGTTCTTCCAAAGACCCGGCAGAATCTGAAATTTTCCTTGTAGAGGGAGATTCCGCAGGTGGAACAGCTAAACAAGGACGTGACAGACACTTCCAGGCTATTCTTCCATTAAGAGGTAAAATTTTGAACGTAGAAAAATCTATGCTTCATAAAGTATATGATAACGAAGAGATCAGAAACATCTATACTGCTCTTGGAGTTTCTGTAGGGACAGAAGAAGATAGCAAGGCATTGAATATGGCTAAGTTAAGATACCATAAAATTGTTATCATGACCGATGCTGATATTGATGGATCTCACATTTCTACCTTGATTCTTACTTTCTTCTTCAGATATATGAAGGAGCTTATTGAGAACGGGTATATTTATATTGCTCAACCTCCTTTGTATTTATTGAAAAGAGGGAACAAAAAAATATACGCTTACAACGAGAAAGAGCGTGAAGAGTTTACTTTAGAAATGTCTCCGGATGGGAAAGGTGTTGAGGTACAGCGTTATAAAGGTCTTGGAGAAATGAACCCTGAGCAGCTTTGGGAGACAACTCTTAATCCTGAACACAGAATTCTGAAACAAGTAACGATTGATAATGCAGTAGAGGCTGATAGTGTTTTCTCAATGTTGATGGGAGATGAGGTTCCGCCAAGAAGAGAGTTTATCGAGAAAAATGCAAAATATGCAAAAATTGATGCATAA